One region of Exiguobacterium acetylicum genomic DNA includes:
- a CDS encoding EamA family transporter: MHRSKATLFVLIGAISYGVLSTIVKLAYAAGFNSAAVSGSQFFFGWLMIFGLALFTKNLRLDLKTAGLLMLIGISSGTTGYLYYQSLQTVSASVAIILLFQFTWIGVIIDALAFRRLPTRAHFLSAILLIGGAILASAAYSSPLDLRGTLFGLGAAVSFSIFLLASGRIANHLPVIKKSFYMMTGGLAFVMTMYPPTTFLSSANFENGLLLYAIPLGLFALILPPLLFAAGAPHLSPASVSLLGAAELPTAVICSVLILGEHLMSSQWIGIVIILIGIFYPIYRSSKTAAVANVQQNDLS; the protein is encoded by the coding sequence ATGCATCGCTCAAAAGCCACTTTATTCGTTCTCATCGGCGCTATCAGTTATGGTGTCCTCTCAACAATCGTCAAACTCGCTTATGCCGCTGGATTCAACTCAGCAGCCGTTTCAGGTAGTCAATTTTTCTTCGGCTGGCTCATGATTTTCGGACTTGCCTTATTTACGAAAAACCTTCGTCTCGATCTCAAAACAGCTGGTCTTCTCATGCTGATTGGTATTTCAAGCGGTACAACCGGTTATCTCTATTACCAAAGTCTTCAGACCGTATCCGCATCCGTTGCGATCATTCTCTTATTCCAATTCACTTGGATTGGTGTCATCATTGATGCTCTCGCATTCAGACGCTTACCTACTCGCGCGCATTTCCTGTCCGCGATTCTACTGATTGGCGGAGCCATTCTTGCGAGTGCGGCTTACTCGAGCCCACTCGACCTGCGTGGAACATTATTCGGTCTTGGAGCTGCTGTCAGTTTTTCGATTTTCCTACTCGCTAGTGGACGCATCGCCAATCATTTACCCGTCATTAAGAAAAGTTTTTACATGATGACAGGTGGTCTTGCTTTCGTCATGACGATGTATCCACCGACGACATTCTTGTCGTCTGCGAACTTCGAAAATGGACTTCTGTTATACGCGATTCCGCTCGGTCTGTTCGCGTTGATTTTACCACCACTCTTATTTGCTGCTGGCGCACCTCATCTCTCCCCAGCAAGCGTTTCTTTACTTGGAGCGGCTGAACTACCGACAGCAGTCATCTGTTCTGTCTTAATTTTAGGAGAACATCTGATGAGTTCCCAATGGATCGGGATCGTCATCATCTTGATCGGAATCTTTTATCCAATCTATCGCTCAAGCAAAACAGCAGCTGTTGCGAACGTACAGCAAAACGACCTTTCCTGA
- a CDS encoding polysaccharide deacetylase family protein, with the protein MEKWNGVTKKVAYLTFEDGPSALTPDLLRTLDQLQTRATFFYLGTQVDAFPQEVKAAAKAGHYIGLHGETHDYDTLYEKGKYVSEMQSVQKKIHELTKLTPHLTRPPYGSDPGITKKMASAIHSADFRVWDWSIDSMDWYYKDSAKEVANTVIRRAERPFEIILLHEQPQAIKALPAIVAGLQKKGYQFAIYDEDFHIPYNFAQHSNL; encoded by the coding sequence GTGGAAAAATGGAATGGTGTGACGAAAAAAGTCGCTTATTTAACATTCGAGGATGGTCCATCCGCATTAACACCGGACTTACTTCGAACATTGGATCAACTTCAGACTCGTGCCACTTTCTTTTATCTCGGAACACAAGTAGATGCTTTTCCACAAGAAGTCAAAGCTGCTGCTAAAGCTGGACACTATATCGGATTACACGGGGAAACACACGATTACGATACATTGTACGAAAAAGGAAAGTATGTCTCAGAGATGCAAAGTGTTCAGAAGAAAATCCATGAGTTAACGAAGCTAACACCACATTTGACACGACCACCTTATGGCTCTGATCCCGGCATCACAAAAAAAATGGCATCTGCCATTCATTCAGCAGACTTCCGTGTGTGGGACTGGTCGATCGATTCAATGGACTGGTATTACAAAGATAGTGCAAAAGAAGTTGCGAATACAGTCATTCGGCGAGCAGAGCGTCCGTTTGAAATCATTCTCTTACATGAACAACCACAAGCCATCAAAGCACTTCCAGCCATTGTTGCCGGACTTCAGAAAAAAGGCTATCAATTCGCGATTTATGATGAAGATTTCCATATTCCGTACAACTTCGCGCAACACTCGAATTTATAA
- a CDS encoding response regulator transcription factor: protein MPHVLIVDDEPRMLELLKLYIQPYGYTCQLVDSAQQALDLCRQHVFDLILLDVMMPDMDGWTCCRLIREHSNIPILMVTARNQREDIIRTREVGANDYISKPIQEGELIGRMEVLLQQQYDGLSYDRESYRCSYLQQKISLTKTEFELLGVFLDSPRRVWTRDQLTTMLWGAEAAVDERTIDSHIRHLREKLRVCGFPIEQHLETVRGIGYRWTHQ from the coding sequence ATGCCGCATGTATTGATCGTAGATGATGAACCAAGGATGCTTGAACTGCTCAAACTGTATATTCAGCCGTATGGGTACACGTGTCAGCTTGTGGATTCTGCGCAACAAGCTCTTGATCTCTGCCGTCAGCACGTATTCGACCTGATTTTACTAGATGTCATGATGCCGGATATGGATGGCTGGACATGTTGTCGTCTCATTCGAGAACACTCTAACATCCCGATCTTAATGGTTACGGCGCGGAATCAACGGGAAGACATCATTCGGACACGAGAAGTAGGAGCGAATGATTACATATCAAAACCGATTCAAGAAGGGGAACTGATCGGACGGATGGAAGTTTTATTACAGCAACAGTACGATGGTCTATCCTATGACCGGGAAAGCTATCGTTGTAGTTACCTCCAACAAAAGATTTCGTTAACGAAAACGGAATTTGAGTTGTTAGGTGTATTTTTAGATTCTCCACGACGTGTTTGGACGCGCGATCAACTAACGACGATGTTATGGGGAGCGGAAGCGGCTGTAGACGAGCGGACGATCGACTCGCATATCAGACATTTAAGAGAAAAACTACGGGTTTGCGGTTTTCCGATTGAACAGCATCTGGAAACAGTTCGCGGAATCGGATACCGCTGGACACACCAATAA
- a CDS encoding nitroreductase family protein, with the protein MTQATLDTMRVLTERRSVRHYDETFKLSKQEVEELLEWTTAAPSAWNLQHWHFTVFHSEEAKQQLAPIAYNQPAITSASAVIAILGDVQANRNYNPVYGPAVEAGGMTEDLFDSIKAQVEGAYQSEAYGRDAAMSNASLAAMQLMLAAEARGLSTLAMGGFDHQRFAETFITESRYVPVMLIAVGKAVEDAKKRPALRLPIDRVSTFL; encoded by the coding sequence ATGACACAGGCAACACTTGATACAATGCGTGTCTTAACAGAAAGACGTTCCGTTCGTCATTACGACGAAACGTTCAAGCTTTCAAAACAGGAAGTAGAAGAACTATTAGAGTGGACGACAGCCGCGCCGAGTGCTTGGAATTTGCAACACTGGCATTTCACGGTCTTTCATTCGGAAGAAGCGAAGCAGCAGCTTGCACCGATCGCATACAATCAGCCGGCTATCACTTCGGCTTCAGCAGTCATTGCGATCTTAGGTGATGTTCAAGCTAATCGAAACTATAATCCAGTGTACGGTCCAGCAGTGGAAGCAGGTGGCATGACAGAGGATCTGTTTGATTCGATCAAGGCACAGGTAGAAGGCGCTTATCAAAGTGAGGCGTATGGACGCGACGCGGCTATGTCGAATGCGAGCCTTGCTGCGATGCAATTGATGCTTGCGGCAGAAGCGCGTGGATTATCAACACTTGCAATGGGTGGATTTGATCATCAACGTTTTGCGGAAACGTTCATCACCGAGTCACGGTATGTACCAGTCATGCTGATTGCTGTCGGAAAAGCGGTTGAAGATGCGAAAAAACGTCCGGCACTACGTTTACCGATTGATCGAGTATCAACCTTCCTGTAA
- a CDS encoding M15 family metallopeptidase, protein MKYITTLITTLTLTAACTSVYIPTVEASTSTYRQAKTSLHLRKGASIDQPSLAVIPTGIYVTELSKVGTWSKVQYGTKIGYASTKYLLTDEQIGGKRIGKTLIANKNLALRSTYAPGENQQARAAFEKMRVAAKKEGITLVAFSTYRSYAYQKTLFDKYVARDGYEKASTYSAEPGKSEHQTGLAFDIGGADSTKYATFSFSKTKEAKWLFANAHRYGFHLRYPSGKESWTGYTYESWHYRYVGATLAARLKVSGLTMEEYFHLAPWKPVKVSTP, encoded by the coding sequence ATGAAATACATCACGACACTCATCACGACGTTGACATTAACAGCGGCCTGTACATCAGTGTATATACCAACGGTCGAAGCATCGACTTCTACTTATCGGCAAGCAAAGACATCCCTTCATTTGCGTAAAGGAGCATCGATTGATCAACCGAGTCTTGCGGTTATTCCGACAGGGATCTATGTGACGGAACTTTCGAAAGTCGGTACATGGTCAAAAGTACAATATGGTACGAAGATTGGTTATGCGAGTACGAAGTATCTACTGACGGATGAACAAATCGGTGGAAAGCGGATCGGTAAGACACTCATCGCGAATAAGAACTTAGCGCTCCGCTCGACGTACGCTCCTGGTGAGAATCAACAAGCAAGAGCTGCGTTTGAGAAAATGCGTGTAGCGGCTAAAAAAGAGGGAATTACGCTCGTTGCGTTTAGTACATATCGCTCCTATGCCTATCAAAAAACGTTGTTTGATAAATATGTTGCGCGGGATGGATATGAGAAGGCGAGTACGTACAGTGCGGAACCTGGGAAAAGTGAACATCAAACAGGTCTTGCGTTTGATATCGGAGGCGCTGATTCAACAAAATACGCCACGTTTAGCTTTTCCAAAACAAAAGAGGCAAAATGGTTGTTTGCGAATGCTCACCGCTACGGCTTCCATCTCCGCTATCCTTCTGGTAAAGAATCTTGGACGGGTTATACGTATGAGAGCTGGCACTATCGGTATGTCGGAGCAACGCTTGCCGCTCGTCTAAAAGTCAGTGGACTAACAATGGAGGAGTACTTCCACCTCGCACCATGGAAACCGGTAAAGGTTTCGACTCCTTAA
- a CDS encoding phytoene desaturase family protein: protein MKKRAIVIGAGLAGMSAAIRLAGDGYAVTMLEKNANVGGKLNQRSGKGFTFDTGPSILTMPWVLEQLFSSVHRNLDDYLEIERIEPQWRTFFEDGTKIDVKGDLPGMLEEVEHVSSRADFVELFRYSKQMYDLCLDSFYKYSLEDLKDLKKYHTMSDLLKMDPMNTVATGTKKHLNDPYLEQLFNYMVMYVGSNPYQAPAVFNQMIYVQMGLGIYYVKGGMYQIARAMKRLLDELRVTVHLNSPVEQIVLENKKAVGVLSNGTFHAADIVVSNLEVIPTYERIVPEKKARKQAKKLQASFAPSVSGLVLLLGVNREYRGLAHHNFFFSENPEREFAQMFKEGTPPEDPTIYVGVSSKSDASQAPEGKDNLFVLTHVPPLTLQKGEVDWDAYREVVLDKLERMGLHGLRESIEFEYRFTPEDLKELYGPNGGSIYGVAADRKKNGGFKIPSKSDLYEGLYFVGGSTHPGGGVPMVTLSGQLTADLIRKHEGAVPTP, encoded by the coding sequence TTGAAGAAACGCGCAATTGTCATTGGAGCTGGTCTTGCCGGTATGTCTGCCGCCATTCGTTTAGCTGGAGATGGTTATGCAGTCACGATGCTTGAAAAGAATGCGAACGTCGGAGGGAAACTGAATCAACGGAGTGGGAAGGGATTTACTTTCGATACCGGTCCTTCCATCTTAACGATGCCTTGGGTACTCGAACAACTCTTCTCAAGCGTTCATCGTAACTTGGATGATTACTTAGAAATCGAGCGCATTGAACCGCAATGGCGTACATTCTTTGAGGATGGAACAAAAATCGATGTCAAAGGTGACTTACCTGGAATGCTCGAAGAAGTCGAACACGTCTCGTCACGAGCGGATTTCGTTGAATTGTTCCGGTACTCCAAACAAATGTACGACTTGTGCCTCGACAGTTTTTATAAATACAGCCTTGAAGATTTAAAGGACTTAAAAAAATACCATACGATGTCAGATTTATTAAAGATGGACCCGATGAATACCGTTGCGACCGGAACAAAAAAACATCTCAATGATCCGTATCTCGAACAGCTGTTCAACTATATGGTCATGTATGTCGGTTCTAACCCGTATCAGGCACCTGCTGTTTTCAATCAAATGATTTATGTTCAAATGGGACTCGGCATCTATTATGTCAAAGGTGGGATGTACCAAATCGCGCGGGCTATGAAACGATTACTTGATGAGCTCCGTGTCACGGTTCATCTCAACTCACCTGTTGAACAAATCGTCCTTGAAAATAAAAAAGCGGTTGGCGTCCTATCGAACGGAACATTTCATGCGGCTGACATCGTCGTCTCAAACCTTGAGGTCATCCCGACTTATGAACGGATCGTACCGGAGAAAAAAGCCCGGAAGCAGGCTAAAAAATTACAGGCGTCGTTCGCCCCTTCCGTTTCAGGTCTTGTCCTACTGCTCGGTGTAAATCGTGAGTATCGCGGGCTAGCGCATCATAATTTCTTTTTCTCTGAAAATCCAGAGCGTGAATTCGCCCAAATGTTCAAAGAAGGTACTCCTCCAGAGGATCCAACAATTTATGTCGGTGTCTCTTCAAAATCCGACGCTTCCCAAGCTCCTGAAGGGAAGGATAACTTATTCGTCTTGACACACGTTCCACCGCTAACACTTCAAAAAGGTGAAGTCGACTGGGATGCGTACCGCGAAGTCGTTCTCGATAAACTGGAGCGGATGGGACTTCATGGGCTTCGGGAATCGATCGAGTTTGAATATCGCTTTACCCCAGAAGATTTGAAAGAATTATACGGTCCAAACGGTGGATCGATTTATGGTGTCGCAGCCGATCGGAAGAAAAATGGTGGATTCAAGATTCCATCGAAGAGCGACTTGTACGAAGGACTTTATTTCGTTGGTGGCTCGACACATCCAGGCGGCGGTGTACCAATGGTCACCTTGTCCGGTCAATTAACAGCGGACTTAATCCGAAAACATGAAGGTGCTGTTCCTACGCCTTAA
- a CDS encoding HAMP domain-containing sensor histidine kinase: protein MRRISYSVGGIVLAAFLICGSVLFGTLYYQLSQTRTQEVVDGLLNRGNTHRDVLVDSYDQTTMRHVSMMEADSSFTVVITDADGKRLEASRPLSNEMKSVLEHTDFDYRQQGKIVRMRDFLMTDSPITIDGKHQGHVFMFASKAIVDHVLNPLKQQFFQVGLLALLLAGAASIWTTRLISRPLVQMEKATARLLDGEDGALPIDRQDELGQLARSIQQLKQDLDFLNRERSEFLASVSHELRTPLTYIKGYADILERQTLTPDEQQRYVTIIREESQQMNEWIEQLFWLARIDANAFMMERKPVDVEDLIHQVIRLMRLDIEQENVSFEIEGERIEVMGDAQQLRQMIVNIVENARRHTSSGKIIVRYGVNAVGAFIQIEDTGEGIAAESLPHVTKRLYRTEASRSRKHGGTGIGLSIVEAIAQTHGAELNIKSQLGHGTQVTLQWKEK from the coding sequence ATGCGTCGTATTTCATACTCGGTCGGAGGAATCGTGCTTGCGGCATTTTTAATTTGTGGCAGTGTGTTGTTTGGGACGTTGTATTATCAGTTGTCTCAAACACGAACGCAGGAAGTAGTGGACGGTTTACTGAACCGAGGAAATACCCATCGTGATGTCCTTGTCGATTCCTATGACCAAACGACGATGCGCCATGTCAGCATGATGGAAGCAGATTCATCGTTTACTGTAGTGATCACTGATGCAGATGGAAAACGACTCGAAGCGTCACGACCTTTGTCGAATGAGATGAAAAGTGTGCTAGAGCATACGGATTTCGATTACCGTCAACAAGGAAAAATCGTGAGGATGCGTGACTTTTTAATGACGGACAGTCCCATCACCATCGACGGGAAACATCAGGGTCATGTTTTCATGTTCGCTTCTAAAGCAATCGTGGATCACGTACTTAATCCGTTGAAACAGCAGTTTTTCCAAGTGGGTCTGCTCGCACTTTTATTAGCAGGTGCGGCAAGCATTTGGACGACCCGACTCATCTCTCGTCCGCTGGTTCAAATGGAAAAAGCGACGGCACGTCTATTAGATGGGGAAGATGGAGCGTTGCCGATTGATCGACAAGACGAACTGGGACAATTGGCGCGTTCGATTCAGCAATTAAAACAAGATCTCGATTTTTTGAATCGGGAACGATCCGAATTTTTAGCAAGCGTATCTCATGAACTACGAACACCATTGACATATATAAAGGGATACGCGGACATTCTCGAACGTCAAACGTTGACGCCGGATGAGCAACAACGCTACGTTACGATCATTCGAGAAGAAAGTCAGCAAATGAATGAATGGATTGAGCAATTATTTTGGTTAGCACGCATTGATGCCAATGCTTTTATGATGGAACGAAAACCTGTCGATGTCGAAGACTTGATTCATCAAGTGATACGATTGATGCGCCTGGATATCGAACAAGAAAATGTTTCGTTCGAGATAGAAGGTGAGCGAATAGAAGTGATGGGTGACGCTCAGCAGCTCCGCCAGATGATCGTGAATATCGTTGAAAATGCACGGCGACATACGTCGTCGGGAAAAATCATCGTTCGTTATGGTGTCAACGCAGTAGGGGCTTTCATTCAAATCGAAGATACAGGAGAAGGGATCGCTGCAGAATCTTTACCTCATGTAACGAAACGGCTCTACCGAACGGAAGCATCTCGTTCTCGAAAACATGGAGGAACTGGAATCGGACTCTCCATCGTTGAAGCAATTGCTCAGACACATGGAGCAGAATTGAACATTAAGAGTCAACTTGGACATGGAACACAAGTGACACTGCAGTGGAAGGAGAAATAA
- the yhfH gene encoding protein YhfH, which produces MEQPLYQEASAAFYRELPVKTCAHCGKEMDEQCESYQTECDECAVTEH; this is translated from the coding sequence ATGGAACAACCCCTTTACCAAGAAGCATCTGCTGCATTCTATCGTGAGCTTCCCGTCAAGACGTGTGCCCATTGCGGAAAAGAGATGGATGAACAATGTGAATCCTATCAAACGGAATGCGATGAGTGTGCTGTAACAGAACACTAA
- a CDS encoding YkyA family protein, producing the protein MKKTFVAVLFLSSFGLAACSNDSPTSLHEQLEQQVKGEEKAFTLADQRARKDEISVNTYQAVLDAGAEEIKRSQNEREELEALNDERLALLKQEETLRKETYAELDLEELQDAVKQLDGKAKTEGTALVAIIKERQQTFQTFSKTYRQAMDAEKKVLSRLTKKPDFVKIDESTADLNRLTRKATASLKKWNTLTVQYNQTKTRLYRLLDTSTQ; encoded by the coding sequence ATGAAAAAAACATTCGTAGCAGTACTGTTCCTGTCGAGCTTTGGACTCGCTGCCTGTTCCAACGATTCACCAACCTCTCTTCATGAACAGCTAGAGCAACAAGTCAAAGGTGAAGAGAAAGCATTCACGCTAGCTGATCAACGTGCTCGTAAGGACGAAATTTCAGTTAATACGTATCAAGCCGTTCTTGATGCAGGTGCTGAAGAAATCAAACGCTCTCAAAATGAACGAGAGGAATTAGAAGCCTTAAATGACGAACGGCTTGCTTTATTGAAACAAGAAGAAACGTTACGTAAAGAAACGTACGCTGAACTTGATCTTGAAGAATTGCAGGATGCTGTCAAGCAACTTGATGGTAAAGCAAAAACAGAAGGAACTGCCTTAGTCGCAATCATCAAGGAACGCCAGCAGACGTTTCAAACGTTCTCGAAAACGTATCGACAAGCGATGGATGCTGAAAAGAAAGTGCTTTCACGCTTGACGAAAAAACCGGATTTCGTTAAGATTGATGAGTCAACAGCGGATTTAAATCGTTTAACACGGAAAGCTACCGCGTCATTAAAGAAGTGGAATACGCTGACCGTTCAGTATAATCAAACGAAAACCCGGCTGTATCGTTTGCTCGACACATCAACTCAATAA
- a CDS encoding histidine phosphatase family protein, which produces MTTLYFVRHAHSTYSPDERARPLSDTGQADAIRLLETFQEIPIDRFYSSPYRRAIETIAPLAEARQHPIIEVEELRERLLAPGELDDFQGAVTYVWQHPNENPYGGETNNEASQRIRLFIDELVEKHPDDTVVLGTHGNIMVLLLETFDPTFDYAFWKSLPMPAVCRMDVKSGERADIHVVPLLTNTK; this is translated from the coding sequence ATGACGACACTCTATTTCGTACGGCACGCACATTCGACATACTCACCAGATGAGCGAGCACGTCCACTTTCCGATACAGGACAGGCAGATGCGATACGTTTACTTGAAACCTTTCAAGAAATTCCAATCGACAGATTTTACAGCAGCCCGTATCGACGGGCAATCGAGACGATCGCGCCACTCGCGGAGGCACGTCAACACCCAATCATTGAGGTAGAGGAACTACGAGAGCGATTACTAGCACCGGGAGAGCTTGACGATTTTCAAGGAGCGGTCACGTATGTATGGCAACATCCGAATGAAAATCCGTATGGAGGTGAAACGAACAACGAAGCGTCGCAACGCATTCGGCTATTCATCGACGAACTAGTGGAGAAGCATCCTGACGATACAGTCGTTCTTGGAACACACGGAAATATCATGGTGTTACTCTTAGAAACATTTGATCCGACGTTTGATTACGCATTTTGGAAATCCTTACCGATGCCAGCCGTATGTCGAATGGATGTGAAATCAGGAGAAAGGGCGGACATTCACGTCGTACCACTTTTGACAAATACAAAGTAA
- a CDS encoding YdhK family protein — MKKSLTLTALALSSTLWLGACGSASNDEGSNSDSHDMSHGDMMHSSDGKIPSGLKEASDPTYPKGSNVTLTTNHMDGMNGAKATIAGAYDTVVYAISYKPTTGGKIVKNHKWVIQEELDPVPTKPLQVGDKTTVKADHMKGMDGAKATIDEVKETTVYMVNYEPTDGGEMVKNHKWVTEDEIKK, encoded by the coding sequence ATGAAAAAATCATTGACGTTAACCGCACTGGCTCTTAGTTCTACGCTTTGGCTCGGTGCATGCGGATCCGCTTCAAATGACGAAGGAAGCAATAGCGACTCACACGACATGTCTCATGGAGATATGATGCATTCGAGTGATGGAAAGATACCGTCTGGTCTAAAGGAAGCCAGTGATCCGACTTATCCGAAAGGAAGCAACGTCACGTTGACGACGAATCATATGGATGGAATGAACGGAGCTAAAGCAACGATTGCGGGAGCTTATGATACCGTCGTCTATGCGATTAGTTACAAACCGACTACTGGTGGAAAGATAGTGAAAAATCATAAATGGGTCATTCAGGAAGAACTCGATCCCGTTCCAACTAAGCCACTGCAAGTTGGTGATAAAACGACTGTCAAAGCGGATCATATGAAGGGTATGGATGGAGCTAAAGCGACGATTGACGAAGTAAAAGAAACGACGGTTTATATGGTGAACTATGAACCGACGGACGGTGGAGAGATGGTGAAAAATCATAAATGGGTCACAGAGGATGAGATAAAGAAATAA
- a CDS encoding methyltransferase family protein — translation MSLWEWIFSIGSICWIGEMIRFRNRSESKSGAAEQVSFYLIFLVLSGTIVCAFLFANETVSSVMRISSCILLWCGVSLRLWGILHLKQQFTRHVVVASGDQLVSSGPYRFLRHPLYSGLLLITMSFPLFTGQSGLFILSGLLMFIFLLYRIRIEEAMLTKGFGPAYTVWAAKRKRLIPFIY, via the coding sequence GTGTCACTTTGGGAATGGATTTTCAGTATTGGTAGCATCTGCTGGATTGGTGAGATGATTCGTTTTCGGAATCGCTCCGAGTCTAAGTCAGGCGCAGCAGAACAAGTGAGTTTTTATTTGATTTTCCTTGTCCTAAGCGGAACGATCGTCTGCGCTTTCCTCTTTGCGAATGAAACCGTTTCTTCTGTCATGCGCATCTCTTCATGCATTTTGTTATGGTGTGGTGTTTCCTTGCGCTTATGGGGAATTCTCCACTTAAAGCAACAGTTCACTCGTCATGTCGTTGTGGCGTCTGGTGATCAGCTCGTCAGTAGCGGTCCCTATCGTTTTTTACGTCACCCGTTATACAGTGGATTGTTGTTGATTACGATGAGCTTCCCCCTGTTCACCGGTCAGTCCGGACTCTTCATTCTCTCTGGACTTCTGATGTTCATTTTCTTGCTCTACCGGATTCGAATCGAGGAAGCGATGTTAACGAAAGGTTTTGGACCCGCCTATACGGTATGGGCTGCAAAACGAAAACGATTGATTCCATTCATCTACTAA